In Flavobacterium sp. N3904, one DNA window encodes the following:
- a CDS encoding M42 family metallopeptidase: MSSDSILKASSIAFLEKYLNNASPTGFESEGQKIWMDYLKPYVDTFITDTYGTAVGVINPDAPYKVVIEGHADEIAWYVNYITDDGMVYVIRNGGSDHQIAPSKRVNIHTKNGIVKGVFGWPAIHTRNRDKEENPKISNIFIDLGCETKEQVEKMGVHVGCVITYPDEFMIMNENKFVCRAIDNRMGGFMIAEVARLLHENNIKLPFGLYITNAVQEEVGLRGAEMITQTIKPNVAIITDVCHDSTTPMIDKKIEGETKIGKGPVVTYAPAVQNNLRELILDTAIEKSIPFQRLASSRVTGTDTDAFAYSNGGVASALISLPLRYMHTTVEMVHREDVENVIKLIYETLLKIENNETFSYFK; this comes from the coding sequence ATGAGTTCAGATTCAATATTAAAAGCATCTTCTATTGCCTTTTTAGAAAAATATTTAAACAATGCCTCTCCTACTGGTTTTGAATCCGAAGGTCAAAAAATATGGATGGATTATTTAAAACCATACGTAGATACATTTATTACCGACACTTACGGGACAGCTGTTGGAGTTATCAATCCAGATGCTCCTTACAAAGTAGTTATAGAAGGCCATGCCGATGAAATTGCCTGGTATGTAAACTATATTACCGATGACGGAATGGTCTATGTAATAAGAAATGGAGGTTCTGACCACCAAATTGCACCATCGAAACGCGTAAATATTCACACCAAAAACGGAATTGTAAAAGGTGTTTTTGGATGGCCGGCTATTCATACTCGAAACAGAGACAAAGAAGAGAATCCGAAGATCAGCAATATTTTTATTGATTTGGGTTGTGAAACCAAAGAACAGGTCGAAAAAATGGGGGTTCATGTAGGTTGCGTAATTACCTATCCTGATGAATTCATGATCATGAACGAAAATAAATTTGTTTGTCGCGCTATTGATAATCGAATGGGAGGATTTATGATTGCCGAAGTGGCTCGTTTATTGCACGAAAACAATATAAAACTGCCTTTTGGTTTATACATTACTAACGCTGTTCAAGAAGAGGTAGGATTGAGAGGTGCCGAAATGATTACCCAAACCATTAAACCGAATGTGGCTATTATTACTGACGTTTGCCATGATTCTACTACCCCGATGATTGACAAAAAAATAGAGGGAGAGACTAAAATTGGTAAAGGCCCTGTTGTTACTTATGCTCCTGCTGTTCAGAATAATTTGAGAGAATTAATACTAGACACCGCTATTGAGAAAAGTATTCCGTTTCAGCGTTTGGCTTCTTCAAGAGTTACGGGTACAGATACCGACGCTTTTGCGTACAGTAACGGCGGTGTTGCTTCTGCCTTGATTTCACTTCCACTACGATACATGCACACAACTGTTGAAATGGTACACCGTGAAGATGTAGAAAACGTAATCAAATTGATTTATGAAACATTACTGAAGATTGAGAACAACGAAACGTTTTCTTATTTTAAATAA
- a CDS encoding DUF4294 domain-containing protein has product MNFYKFLAFSFFITLSIQAQVTKKDTIQMGYVLTEEDTIFGDTIVLPELIIERHKLSEDDKKQFLLLQKRVYITYPYARIAAERLTALNRGMEKFTNNRDKKKYFKIVEDYLSNEFEARLKKLSKKQGQILVKLIDRQTGTTTYDLIKNLKSGWKAFWSNTTASMFDIDLKRKYQPYEVSEDYLIETILVRAFESGRLRNQTPANPIDYDKLVDSWDNKANK; this is encoded by the coding sequence ATGAACTTTTATAAATTTTTAGCATTCTCATTTTTTATCACTCTATCAATTCAGGCACAAGTAACAAAAAAGGATACTATTCAAATGGGATATGTGTTAACCGAAGAGGATACTATATTTGGAGACACAATTGTTTTGCCAGAATTAATAATAGAAAGACATAAGTTAAGTGAAGATGACAAAAAGCAATTTTTGTTACTCCAAAAAAGGGTTTACATTACCTATCCCTATGCTAGAATAGCTGCAGAAAGATTGACAGCATTAAATCGCGGCATGGAAAAATTTACAAACAATAGGGACAAAAAAAAATATTTCAAAATAGTTGAAGATTACTTAAGCAATGAGTTTGAAGCAAGATTGAAAAAGCTTTCCAAAAAACAAGGACAAATTTTAGTTAAGTTAATAGATAGACAAACAGGAACTACAACTTATGATTTGATAAAAAACCTCAAAAGCGGCTGGAAAGCGTTTTGGTCCAATACAACGGCTAGCATGTTCGACATCGATTTGAAACGAAAGTATCAGCCTTACGAAGTAAGTGAAGATTATTTAATAGAGACTATACTGGTAAGAGCTTTTGAATCGGGTCGATTGAGAAATCAAACTCCTGCAAATCCTATAGATTATGACAAATTAGTGGATTCTTGGGATAATAAAGCCAATAAATAA
- a CDS encoding HD domain-containing protein: protein MLNINKLKIFNDPIYGFITIPNALIYDLVQHPYFQRLRRITQMGLSYLVYPGANHTRFHHALGCMHLMQKAVDVLRFKDVIISPEEENALYIAILLHDIGHGPFSHAMESSIVEDVHHEEISLLLMEQLNIEFKGQLSLAIQVFKGDYNRKFMLQLISSQLDMDRMDYLKRDSFYSGVSEGNVNSERLIQMMNVVDDVLVIEEKGIYSVEKFLMSRRLMYWQVYLHKTSLVAELILTKVLKRAKELTEKGSILPCSEPLLFFMKNKVSLEIFDTKTLTLFAQLDDFDIISALKAWQNQDDYILSSLSKMIINRDLLKIKLTNEKVSVEELLIQKERFSIQNNISLTDSNYFIFKGKIKSQAYSKIAEPIRILNKDRTIEDVVEASDQLNLKSLSKLVTKYYICFPKQLLQN, encoded by the coding sequence GTGCTTAATATTAATAAATTAAAAATATTTAATGATCCTATTTATGGATTTATTACCATCCCTAATGCTTTAATTTATGATTTAGTGCAGCATCCATATTTTCAAAGGTTGCGCCGTATAACCCAAATGGGATTGTCCTATTTAGTTTATCCAGGAGCCAATCACACTCGTTTTCATCATGCTTTGGGTTGTATGCATTTGATGCAAAAAGCAGTGGATGTGTTGCGTTTTAAAGATGTTATTATTAGTCCAGAGGAAGAAAATGCGTTATATATTGCTATTTTATTACATGACATAGGACATGGCCCTTTTTCTCATGCAATGGAGAGTAGTATTGTAGAAGATGTTCACCATGAAGAAATTTCTCTATTATTAATGGAGCAATTAAATATTGAATTTAAGGGACAATTGAGTTTAGCAATTCAGGTTTTTAAGGGTGATTATAATCGTAAATTTATGTTGCAACTTATATCGAGTCAGTTGGATATGGATCGGATGGATTATTTAAAACGGGATAGTTTTTATTCTGGAGTTTCAGAAGGTAATGTCAATTCGGAACGATTAATTCAAATGATGAATGTTGTCGATGATGTATTAGTCATAGAAGAAAAAGGGATTTATTCTGTTGAAAAATTTTTGATGTCCAGAAGATTGATGTATTGGCAAGTTTATTTGCATAAAACAAGTTTAGTAGCTGAATTAATTCTTACTAAGGTTTTAAAAAGAGCTAAAGAATTAACTGAAAAAGGTAGTATTTTACCTTGTAGTGAACCTTTATTATTTTTCATGAAGAATAAGGTGAGTTTAGAAATTTTTGACACAAAAACACTGACCCTGTTTGCTCAATTGGATGATTTTGATATCATTAGTGCTTTAAAAGCTTGGCAAAATCAAGATGATTATATTCTTTCATCATTAAGTAAAATGATTATTAACAGAGATTTATTAAAAATTAAATTGACAAATGAGAAAGTCTCTGTAGAAGAGTTGCTTATTCAAAAAGAACGATTTTCAATTCAAAATAATATATCTTTAACCGATTCTAATTATTTTATTTTTAAAGGTAAAATAAAGAGTCAGGCATACAGTAAAATTGCGGAACCCATTCGAATTTTGAATAAAGACAGAACAATAGAGGATGTCGTCGAAGCATCTGATCAACTGAATTTGAAATCTTTATCTAAATTGGTAACGAAATATTATATATGTTTTCCAAAACAACTGCTCCAAAATTAA
- the lpxD gene encoding UDP-3-O-(3-hydroxymyristoyl)glucosamine N-acyltransferase has protein sequence MKFTAEQIAGILEGEIVGDPNIEVSRLSKIEEGSEGSLTFLSNPKYINYIYTTKASVTIVNDTFVPELPLTTTLIKVSDAYKAFSKLLEFYNQVKLNKSGIEQPSFMAESTKFGDNLYLGSFSYVGDNVVLGNNVKIYPGCFIGDNSIIGNNVIIFAGAKIYSETVIGNNCTIHSGTIIGADGFGYAPNEDGTYNKIPQIGNVIIEDNVDVGANSTIDRATLGSTIIRKGVKIDNQIQIAHNVEIGQNTVIAAQSGIAGSTKVGENCMIGGQVGIVGHLTIGNNVRIQAQSGVGRNIKDNEVLQGSPTFGYSDYSKSYVHFKNLPKLVKEIEDLKKQILNQKNGNNG, from the coding sequence ATGAAATTTACAGCAGAACAAATAGCGGGAATATTAGAAGGAGAAATTGTTGGGGATCCCAATATTGAAGTTTCTCGATTATCCAAAATAGAAGAAGGATCTGAAGGATCACTTACTTTTTTGTCAAACCCAAAGTATATTAATTATATATACACAACAAAAGCTTCGGTGACTATTGTTAATGATACTTTTGTTCCTGAATTGCCTTTAACCACAACGCTTATTAAGGTATCAGATGCATATAAGGCTTTTTCTAAATTATTGGAATTTTATAATCAAGTAAAATTGAATAAATCAGGAATTGAGCAGCCTTCATTTATGGCTGAAAGTACTAAATTTGGTGACAACCTTTATTTAGGAAGTTTTAGCTATGTTGGAGATAACGTGGTTTTGGGTAATAACGTAAAGATATATCCTGGTTGTTTTATTGGTGATAATTCTATTATTGGTAATAATGTTATAATTTTTGCTGGGGCAAAAATTTATTCGGAAACCGTAATTGGAAATAATTGTACCATTCATTCCGGAACAATTATTGGTGCTGATGGATTTGGTTATGCACCAAATGAAGATGGTACTTACAATAAAATTCCGCAAATAGGGAATGTAATTATCGAAGATAATGTAGACGTTGGCGCAAATTCTACAATTGATAGGGCAACTTTGGGTTCAACAATAATACGGAAAGGAGTTAAAATTGACAACCAAATTCAAATTGCCCACAATGTTGAAATTGGACAAAATACTGTAATTGCTGCCCAATCTGGAATTGCAGGGTCTACAAAAGTGGGCGAGAATTGCATGATAGGAGGACAAGTAGGTATTGTTGGGCATCTTACAATAGGAAATAATGTTCGTATCCAAGCGCAATCAGGTGTTGGTCGAAATATAAAGGATAATGAAGTTTTACAAGGAAGTCCAACATTTGGATATTCAGATTATAGTAAATCGTATGTTCATTTTAAAAATTTGCCAAAACTGGTAAAAGAAATAGAAGATTTAAAAAAACAAATATTAAACCAAAAAAATGGAAACAATGGTTAA
- a CDS encoding bifunctional UDP-3-O-[3-hydroxymyristoyl] N-acetylglucosamine deacetylase/3-hydroxyacyl-ACP dehydratase — translation MVKQKTIKAEISLTGVGLHTGKEVKMTFKPAPVNNGFTFVRVDLEGQPVIEADANYVVNTQRGTNLEKLGVKIQTPEHVLAALMGCDLDNVIIELDASELPIMDGSSKYFIEAIDQAGIVDQELNRNVYVVKEVISFLDEATGSEIMVMPSDRYSVTAMVDFGTKILGTQNANMKDISDFKTEIADARTFSFLHELESLLENGLIKGGDLNNAIVYVDKDISEATMENLKKAFGKDEITVKPNGILDNLTLHYPNEAARHKLLDVIGDLALIGTKIQGKIIANKPGHFVNTQFAKKMAKIIKSEQRNYVPTYDLNLEPLMDIHKIMAVLPHRPPFLLIDRIIEMSDSHVVGMKNVTMNENFFVGHFPNAPVMPGVLIVEAMAQTGGILVLSTVPDPENYLTFFMKIDNVKFKQKVLPGDTLIFKCDLITPIRRGICHMQANAYANGRLVAQAELMAQIARKQ, via the coding sequence ATGGTTAAACAGAAGACCATCAAAGCAGAAATTTCGCTTACTGGAGTTGGATTACACACTGGGAAAGAAGTTAAAATGACTTTTAAACCCGCTCCAGTTAATAATGGATTCACATTTGTTCGTGTAGACCTTGAAGGGCAACCAGTAATTGAGGCTGATGCAAATTATGTGGTAAATACACAACGTGGTACTAATTTAGAAAAATTAGGAGTCAAAATTCAAACTCCAGAGCATGTTTTGGCTGCATTGATGGGCTGTGATTTGGATAACGTTATTATTGAATTAGATGCATCTGAACTGCCTATTATGGATGGTTCTTCTAAATATTTTATAGAAGCAATTGATCAGGCAGGGATTGTAGACCAAGAATTGAACAGAAATGTATATGTTGTAAAAGAGGTTATATCTTTTTTAGATGAAGCAACCGGTAGTGAAATCATGGTAATGCCCAGCGATCGATATTCTGTGACAGCTATGGTAGATTTTGGAACAAAAATTCTGGGAACTCAAAATGCGAATATGAAAGATATTTCTGATTTTAAAACAGAAATTGCAGATGCACGTACTTTTAGCTTTTTGCACGAATTGGAATCTCTTTTGGAAAATGGTCTGATAAAAGGAGGTGATTTAAATAATGCGATTGTTTATGTAGATAAAGATATTTCTGAAGCTACTATGGAGAATTTGAAAAAAGCTTTTGGGAAAGACGAAATCACTGTTAAACCCAATGGTATTTTAGATAATCTTACTTTGCATTATCCAAATGAAGCTGCAAGACATAAATTACTGGATGTAATTGGAGATTTAGCTTTAATTGGTACAAAAATACAAGGAAAAATTATTGCAAACAAACCTGGGCATTTTGTAAATACCCAATTTGCAAAGAAAATGGCTAAAATTATAAAAAGCGAACAAAGAAATTATGTTCCTACATATGATTTAAATCTTGAGCCTTTAATGGACATTCATAAAATAATGGCTGTATTACCACATAGACCACCATTTTTATTGATTGATAGAATTATAGAAATGTCTGATAGTCATGTAGTGGGAATGAAAAATGTTACAATGAATGAAAATTTCTTTGTTGGACATTTTCCTAATGCGCCAGTAATGCCAGGAGTTTTGATTGTTGAAGCAATGGCACAAACTGGGGGAATACTTGTTTTGAGCACTGTACCAGACCCTGAAAATTATTTAACTTTTTTCATGAAAATTGACAATGTAAAGTTCAAACAAAAAGTATTGCCGGGTGATACATTAATTTTTAAATGTGATTTGATAACCCCAATAAGAAGAGGTATTTGTCACATGCAAGCTAATGCTTATGCAAATGGAAGACTCGTAGCACAAGCCGAATTGATGGCACAAATTGCAAGAAAACAATAA
- the lpxA gene encoding acyl-ACP--UDP-N-acetylglucosamine O-acyltransferase — translation MNQPLAYVHPGAKIAKNVVIEPFTTIHNNVVIGDGTWIGSNVTIMEGARIGKNCNIFPGAVISAVPQDLKFGGEDSLAIIGDNCTIRECVTINRGTIASGQTTLGNNCLVMATAHIAHDCHIGDNAIIVNGVALAGHVIVGKYAVIGGLAAIHQFIHIGDHAMVSGGSLVRKDVPPFTKAAKEPLSYVGINSVGLRRRGFTTEKIREIQEIYRILYQKNYNTSQAMDIIEAEMEATPERDEILDFIRNSSRGVMKGYSGNY, via the coding sequence ATGAATCAACCGTTAGCATACGTTCATCCAGGTGCGAAAATCGCCAAAAATGTTGTAATTGAACCTTTTACAACCATTCATAATAATGTTGTTATTGGGGATGGAACTTGGATAGGATCTAACGTTACGATAATGGAGGGAGCACGAATTGGGAAAAATTGCAATATTTTTCCAGGAGCAGTAATTTCGGCGGTTCCTCAGGACTTAAAGTTTGGCGGGGAAGATTCTTTGGCAATAATTGGGGATAATTGTACTATCAGAGAATGTGTTACTATAAATAGAGGAACTATTGCATCTGGACAAACTACATTAGGGAATAATTGTCTTGTTATGGCAACTGCACATATTGCCCATGATTGTCATATCGGTGATAATGCCATTATTGTAAATGGTGTTGCATTAGCTGGACACGTAATAGTTGGGAAATATGCAGTAATAGGAGGATTGGCAGCAATACATCAATTTATTCATATTGGAGACCATGCGATGGTATCTGGTGGCTCATTGGTTAGAAAAGATGTCCCGCCGTTTACTAAAGCTGCAAAGGAACCATTGTCTTATGTTGGAATCAATTCTGTTGGTTTAAGAAGAAGAGGTTTTACCACTGAAAAAATTAGAGAAATTCAAGAAATATATAGAATTCTTTACCAAAAAAATTACAATACGTCTCAGGCAATGGATATCATTGAAGCAGAAATGGAAGCAACTCCAGAACGTGATGAAATTTTGGACTTTATACGAAATTCTTCCAGAGGGGTAATGAAAGGATATTCTGGAAACTATTAA
- the efp gene encoding elongation factor P, with amino-acid sequence MASTSDIKNGLCIKYNNDIYKIIEFLHVKPGKGPAFVRTKLRSLTNGKVLDNTFSAGHKIDEVRVENHKFQFLYPEGDLFHFMNVESFEQISLNKNILDSPDLLKEGENVMVSINTETDLPLSVDMPASVILEVTYAEPGIKGNTATNATKSATVETGATVNVPLFINEGDKIKIDTTSGSYMERVKE; translated from the coding sequence ATGGCATCTACATCAGATATTAAAAACGGATTGTGCATAAAATACAATAATGATATTTATAAAATTATTGAATTTCTTCATGTGAAACCAGGAAAAGGTCCTGCTTTTGTAAGAACAAAATTAAGAAGTTTGACCAATGGAAAAGTATTAGACAATACATTTTCTGCAGGTCACAAAATTGATGAAGTACGCGTTGAAAATCATAAATTTCAATTTTTATATCCAGAGGGAGATTTATTTCATTTCATGAATGTTGAATCTTTTGAGCAAATTTCTCTAAATAAAAACATATTGGATTCCCCAGATTTATTGAAAGAGGGAGAAAATGTAATGGTAAGTATTAATACAGAAACAGATTTGCCACTTTCTGTGGACATGCCTGCATCAGTAATACTTGAAGTTACTTATGCTGAACCAGGTATTAAAGGGAATACTGCAACAAATGCTACAAAATCTGCAACTGTAGAAACTGGAGCAACTGTAAATGTACCTTTGTTTATTAATGAAGGTGATAAAATTAAAATTGATACTACATCTGGTTCTTACATGGAACGAGTTAAGGAATAG
- a CDS encoding UDP-3-O-(3-hydroxymyristoyl)glucosamine N-acyltransferase, with translation MKFPKVYSLQDIANLLQCEFVGDPLFPIYGMNEIHVVESGDIVFVDHPKYYDKALQSEATIVLINKKVDCPEGKALLISDDPFRDFNVLTKHFMPFVQANLSVSASAKIGKGTIIQPNAFIGNNVVIGENCLIHANVSIYDHTIIGNNVIIHSGTVLGADAFYYKKRPDGYDQLISGGRVVIEDNVGIGALCTIDKGVTGDTTIGAGTKIDNQVHVGHDTVIGKKCLIASQTGIAGCVIIEDEVTIWGQVGTTSGITIGAKAVILGQTGVTKSVEGGKSYFGTPIEESREKLKQLANIKKIPEILNKIK, from the coding sequence ATGAAATTTCCAAAGGTTTATTCTTTACAAGATATTGCAAATTTACTTCAATGCGAATTTGTTGGAGATCCTTTGTTTCCAATTTATGGCATGAATGAAATTCATGTTGTAGAATCTGGCGATATCGTTTTTGTAGATCATCCAAAATATTATGATAAGGCTTTACAATCTGAAGCTACGATTGTTTTAATTAACAAAAAAGTAGATTGTCCAGAAGGAAAAGCTTTGTTGATTTCCGATGATCCTTTTAGAGATTTTAATGTATTGACCAAACACTTCATGCCTTTTGTGCAAGCAAATCTTTCTGTTTCTGCTTCCGCTAAAATTGGAAAAGGAACTATAATTCAACCAAATGCTTTCATTGGAAATAATGTTGTTATTGGAGAAAATTGCTTGATTCATGCTAATGTTTCTATTTATGATCACACAATAATTGGAAATAATGTAATTATTCATTCTGGTACCGTTTTAGGGGCTGATGCTTTTTATTATAAAAAAAGACCAGATGGTTACGACCAATTGATTTCAGGTGGGAGAGTTGTAATTGAAGATAATGTTGGAATCGGAGCTCTCTGTACTATTGATAAAGGTGTTACTGGCGATACTACCATCGGGGCTGGAACCAAAATTGACAATCAAGTTCATGTAGGTCATGATACTGTAATTGGAAAAAAATGTTTAATAGCTTCGCAAACCGGAATTGCAGGTTGTGTTATAATTGAAGATGAAGTAACCATTTGGGGGCAAGTGGGTACAACAAGTGGTATTACAATAGGAGCAAAAGCAGTAATTCTGGGTCAAACTGGTGTTACAAAATCAGTAGAAGGTGGTAAAAGTTATTTCGGAACTCCTATAGAAGAGTCTAGAGAGAAGTTGAAACAACTGGCTAATATTAAAAAAATTCCTGAAATTTTAAATAAAATAAAATAA
- a CDS encoding nuclear transport factor 2 family protein: MSAKEIVKKFYKSDAFISVEVMKEYLHPEFILDWHSSKGFIQMDYNSLIDLTTEISRAYVRTKARITHIIEENNLVSVRFSHYVKTIENPREEMLLAHIMIIWEIKDNKLYRGYQMSQVL; this comes from the coding sequence ATGTCTGCTAAAGAGATAGTAAAAAAATTCTATAAATCAGATGCCTTTATTAGCGTAGAGGTTATGAAGGAATACTTGCACCCGGAGTTTATTCTGGATTGGCATAGTAGTAAAGGGTTTATTCAAATGGATTATAATTCTTTGATTGATTTGACAACAGAAATAAGTAGAGCTTATGTGAGAACAAAAGCGCGAATTACTCATATTATTGAAGAAAATAATTTGGTTTCGGTTCGTTTTTCTCACTATGTTAAGACTATTGAAAACCCTAGAGAAGAAATGTTATTGGCTCATATTATGATTATTTGGGAAATAAAAGACAATAAATTATATCGAGGCTATCAGATGAGTCAAGTGTTGTAA
- the sucD gene encoding succinate--CoA ligase subunit alpha produces the protein MSVLVNKDSKIIVQGFTGSEGTFHASQMIEYGTNVVGGVTPGKGGTTHLELPVFNTVKDAVEQAGADTTIIFVPPAFAADAIMEAADAGIKVIIAITEGIPVADMIKANSYVKERNARLIGPNCPGVITPGEAKVGIMPGFVFKKGTVGIVSKSGTLTYEAADQVVKQGLGITTAIGIGGDPIIGTTTKEAVELLMNDPETECIVMIGEIGGQLEADAAKWIKADGNRKPVVGFIAGVTAPAGRTMGHAGAIVGGSDDTAEAKKQIMRENGIHVVDSPAEIGKKVKEVLG, from the coding sequence ATGAGTGTTTTAGTTAATAAAGATTCCAAAATTATTGTTCAAGGATTTACAGGCAGTGAAGGTACTTTCCATGCTTCTCAAATGATTGAATACGGTACAAATGTTGTTGGAGGAGTTACTCCGGGAAAAGGAGGAACAACTCATCTAGAACTTCCTGTTTTTAATACTGTAAAAGATGCAGTTGAGCAAGCTGGAGCAGATACAACCATCATTTTTGTACCACCTGCTTTCGCTGCAGATGCAATTATGGAAGCTGCAGATGCAGGTATAAAAGTAATTATTGCAATCACTGAAGGAATCCCTGTTGCTGATATGATTAAGGCAAATAGTTATGTAAAAGAAAGAAACGCAAGATTAATTGGTCCAAATTGTCCAGGTGTAATTACTCCAGGAGAAGCTAAAGTTGGAATTATGCCAGGTTTTGTTTTCAAAAAAGGAACTGTTGGTATCGTATCCAAATCAGGTACTTTGACATATGAAGCAGCTGATCAAGTTGTAAAACAAGGATTAGGTATCACAACTGCTATTGGTATAGGTGGAGATCCAATTATTGGAACCACTACTAAAGAAGCTGTTGAATTATTGATGAATGATCCAGAAACCGAATGTATCGTAATGATTGGTGAAATAGGTGGTCAATTAGAAGCTGATGCAGCCAAATGGATTAAAGCAGATGGTAATCGCAAACCGGTTGTTGGTTTTATTGCAGGAGTTACGGCTCCAGCCGGACGTACAATGGGACATGCAGGAGCAATTGTTGGTGGTTCTGATGATACTGCTGAAGCTAAAAAGCAAATCATGAGAGAGAATGGAATTCATGTTGTTGACTCTCCAGCTGAAATTGGAAAGAAAGTAAAAGAAGTATTGGGTTAG
- the msrB gene encoding peptide-methionine (R)-S-oxide reductase MsrB yields the protein MKYPFIKSEKEWEEELGPERYRILRQKGTEYPHTGKYNLHYENGTYCCGGCGEPLFESNSKFDAHCGWPSFDESIPGKVEYISDLTHGMKRTEIVCANCGGHLGHVFDDGPTKTGQRYCVNSLSVDFKQK from the coding sequence ATGAAATATCCTTTTATAAAGTCCGAAAAAGAATGGGAAGAAGAATTAGGACCTGAACGATATAGAATTCTTCGTCAGAAAGGCACTGAATATCCACATACAGGAAAATACAACCTGCATTATGAAAATGGAACCTATTGTTGTGGTGGTTGTGGGGAACCATTGTTTGAGAGCAATTCTAAATTTGACGCTCATTGCGGTTGGCCTTCATTCGATGAGTCCATTCCTGGAAAAGTAGAATACATATCAGATTTAACACATGGTATGAAACGCACTGAAATTGTTTGTGCCAATTGTGGTGGCCATTTGGGCCATGTTTTTGATGATGGACCTACAAAGACCGGTCAAAGGTATTGTGTAAATTCATTATCGGTTGATTTTAAACAAAAATAA
- a CDS encoding alpha/beta hydrolase, which yields MTKNTSNQLKPLKIPRFIVLSSRFISFLSSYLGTIYASKLFTTPIKHKAPKRELEMDKKSFQKLILIPSINKKINIYEYGKSDKKVLLVHGWSGRGTQLSKIADELLKLGYSTLSFDAPAHGKSPGHSTIMVDFIASIIEIDKLYGPFEIAIGHSLGGMSVLNAIKEGFQVNRAVIIGSGDIVQDILDDFIAKLELKPEFSQSLRLYFEKKYGEKMDDFSAYKAASKTTIPILVIHDENDPEVPVKAGIHIYEHLKNGELMLTKELGHRKILADPLVIEKIINFIKK from the coding sequence ATGACAAAAAACACTTCAAATCAGCTAAAGCCTTTAAAAATTCCTAGATTTATAGTACTCTCAAGTCGATTTATCTCTTTTTTATCTTCCTATTTAGGTACGATTTATGCTTCCAAATTATTCACAACTCCTATAAAACATAAAGCTCCAAAAAGGGAATTGGAGATGGATAAAAAAAGTTTTCAAAAATTAATACTTATTCCTTCAATTAATAAGAAAATTAATATTTACGAATATGGCAAAAGTGACAAGAAAGTTTTACTGGTACATGGATGGTCTGGCAGGGGAACCCAACTGTCTAAAATTGCTGATGAATTATTAAAATTAGGATATTCAACCTTAAGTTTTGATGCGCCGGCTCATGGAAAATCACCTGGACATTCAACAATCATGGTCGATTTTATTGCATCCATAATTGAAATTGATAAATTATATGGACCTTTTGAAATTGCAATCGGCCATTCTTTAGGCGGGATGTCTGTTTTGAATGCTATAAAAGAAGGTTTTCAGGTTAATCGTGCAGTAATTATTGGAAGTGGGGATATTGTACAAGATATACTGGATGATTTTATAGCCAAATTAGAATTAAAACCAGAATTCAGTCAATCGTTGCGTTTGTATTTTGAAAAAAAATACGGTGAGAAAATGGATGATTTTAGTGCATACAAAGCGGCTTCAAAAACTACTATTCCCATTTTAGTTATTCATGATGAAAACGATCCTGAAGTTCCTGTAAAAGCCGGAATACATATTTATGAGCATCTTAAAAATGGAGAATTAATGTTGACCAAAGAACTCGGGCACAGAAAAATTCTTGCAGACCCTCTGGTAATTGAAAAAATCATTAATTTTATTAAAAAATAA